In the Sorghum bicolor cultivar BTx623 chromosome 4, Sorghum_bicolor_NCBIv3, whole genome shotgun sequence genome, CACAAAGCTCGCTGGCGTGTTGGATCTTGGGCATCCCCCTCACCATTGCCGCCAGTCTGCTCAGTGCGTCGAAGTTCAAATGCCCGAACTGGCCATGCCACAGCCACGGCTCCTCCGTGCACTGTGCCGCCAGGCACACCGGCTGTTCGACCTTAAGGTCCAGCAAAAATAGCCAGTTCTTCGACCTTGTGACCTTGGCCAGCAACCGCCGATCTTGGTCACGAATCCGCAGCACCCCGCCCTTGATCACCACCTCAGCGCCACGCTCGTCCAACTGCCCGAGGCTGATGATGCTTGTCCTCAGCTGTGGGATCCAGTAGACATCCGTCATCGCCCGGTGTTCGCCGTTCCGACACCGGAACAGGACAGTGCCACGGCCGCGGATCGCCACCCGGGAGCCATCGCCAAACTTGACGCTCCCGGTGGTTTCTTCGTCCAACTCGGAGAAGACGGCGCGATTTCCCGTCATGTGATTGCTCGCGCCGGAGTCCAAGTACCAGCGCTGCTCCAGCTCGTCGCCGATCGCCCCCAATTGGACCTGCGCCTGTGGCTCGTCAAGATTGACGGCACGCGCAGCAGTCCCCTGCTTCGCGTCCGCCTCTCCTGCTTCGCCTTGGAGCGCGCAGTACTCCCCCAACATGAGAGCGTGTTCATCGTTGTCGCTGTCCACAGCCGCCAGATGagcctcctccttctccttgcGCTCCTGGCACTCTCGCGCCCAATGCCCGACCTTGCCGCACTTACGGCAAGCGTTGGGGTCGAAGTATttcttcttccccttcttcttgtCTGCCGGCGGCTTACCGCACCCTTTGGCGCCATCTCCGCCGCCGCGACTGGTGGAGCCTTCCCTGGTCCGGCGCTTGTCCTTCATGCGCGCGGTCCACTCCTCTTCCGTCAGGAGTAGCTTGGGCTTCTCTTTCTCCGGTGCCGGCGCAATGCGGCTTTCTGCCACCCGCAGCCGCCCTGCCACGTCCTCCAGAGACAGCGTGGAGATGTCCAACATGGTCTCGATGGACATGGCGAGCTGCGAGTATTTTGCCGGCACGGTGCACAACAGCTTGGTGACGAGGTCCTCGTCGTCCACCTTCTTCCCGTaggtggccagctgcgtggccagaGATTGGAGGCGAAGGGTGAAGTCCTCCACCGGCTCTCCGGGCTTGAACTTGATGTCGTTGAGCTCCCTGCGCAGCTGCTGGATCCTGGCCCGCTTGGCTCGGTCCGAGCCGACGCGCAGCGATTCCAGCATCTCCCAGGCCTGCTTCACGGTGTCCTTGGCGCCCAGCGCCTCGTGGTACTCCGCCGGCGTCGAGGCCATGAGCGCCTCCATGATCCCCACCTGGGCATCCTCGCTCCGGTCATCCTCCTCGATCGCCCGCCACCACTTCCGCGCGCGCAGCTTCCACTTCATGTGCGTCGCCCACTCACCGTAGTTGGTGCGGGTGAGCATGGGCCAGGAGCCGCCGCCGCTGAACTCCTTCACCACACGCACCTCGACCTGCGGTGGCGCCGGCTGGAGCTGGAGCTCACCACCTTCCCCTCCGCCGTTCCGCATCGCACTCTCTGCCATCTGCAATTTGTGGACCTAGCTACGGCTGATACCAGTTGTTGGCACAGAAACCCTGCACCGAGGTGAGCAGCACCTGCTCTCCTCCCCTCTCCCACTCCCCTGctccaaggaagaagaagagcccTGAGCTCCTTCACTCACACACGCAGCACACACATACCCAGTTTTCAGACTTGAACTGAAAACTTGGAGAACTGAATGAGTGGCAATGAACTTCGTTTTCCATTGCAATAGGtagagtatatatatacacaaactATGTACCTGCTGGTACACTACTTGGATGGTGACTACACCATTCCAACAACTACTCTACAAGGCTTATATCAGCCAATACCTACTCCTATACCAGCCTATACCAGCCCACTACTCTAGCTGGTGTACTTCTACCAACTATGGAAGACTAAATGGCCTATTGCCATACTCCTACAGTGGCAGCCGAGAGCTGACCACTTGAACCTGCCATATGCAGGACAAAAATACAAGAGGGACAGCAGATTATATCTTACATGGACACATTATTCTGATAAACTCTTGTTTACATCAGGTACCTTTCTCCCAGGAGTTCATAAACTGATACGCGCATGCCGGTTGACACGGTCATTTGTTGATTGTGCTTGCAGTATGATTGCAAAGCAGTCTGTGTCAATATCGGAGGTCCATCCTTGCTCTCTACTTAGACATGAAGTTTCCTAGTCTTAGGTGATTCTTGTGTTATTATCGTGTTTCTAGGTTGGATTCTTCTCTTAAATATGTTTTCGTCTTCCAGTATGGATATGCTGTTATTGACCTGGAAAACCTTGATCCGTTAAATGTTGATGACCTTAGTCTTTCACAATATTTAGCATATATCTTGCAGGTATGTATTAAATTGGATACTTTATTTGTTGGTAGTAGCAGATTTAAttcttcattttttttctcttttgcaGTTTGTTTCACAAAGGCACAGGCCACTTCGTGGTAGATCTGTTCGACTGCTACTCGATTATATTCGTAGCAGTCCCTGCAAGGTTTGTTCTACTTGACTATTTCAGTGGTCTTGGAAGCTTCTGAAATGATCAAATTAGTAGGACAGACATTTGTGACTCTATATTCTGGTTCATTATAGATGAAGTATAAAACATATATGCTTACATGAATACATCATTAGTCATTATGCACTCTCTTAGGAATTCATTCAGCAGTGCTTGATTCTCGTGCAGGCTGCCCTTAGTGTAGCTGGTTGTTGCCTTTGTGCTGTCCCAAGGTCTAAAGGTACAAAAGTACTTGTTTGTTGTTCTGTTGACTGGATGGAGTCATCTTCTGCTGAAACTTCCTACAAGTGTTCCTATGAAGAGCAGGCACCTCCAGTACCTGATATTGACCAGATAGTCCTTGAAGGACATCTTCAAGCTAATCAGTCTGTACAGAACCACTCAAACATACAGTTTCTATATTCCAAATCTTCCATAGATGTTCTGAACAAAGCGAAGGATCTCAGCATAATAGATGATTTTACATTAGAAAAGCTCCATCACTTACGAACAGATGAGCACGATAAGTTTGTTGTAAAAGAACATAAACACGAAGAACAGGACCTGGAGGAAACAAAATTTCCTGATTGTAATGTTAATGTTATAAGCCTTTGTCCTGCTGAAACATGTCACTTTATGAGCAAATTCTTGATTACATGGAAAGCTCCAGAAGATTTCAATGAAATATGTTTGCTTGAAAATAAAGAATCTCTGTCCAAGTTTTGTACTATGAATTTGGGTGGAAGTCTGGAAGTCCGGCACATGGTCGATACTGACTGGTTGTTCCTTGCTGAAGTTTGTAATACCCCTTCAGTGGAAGAGAACCTTAGTGATCCAAAAGCATCCTGTACAAAGATGAAAATGGATCCTGCACTGCATCACTCCAGATTCTTGCAACAATCAGCACAGAAAGCTCTTCAGATCCTTAGATCTATTCCAGCTGCTGCAAGACGAACACTTCCAGTACTAACCAATGCACATGGTGACATAGTGTGTATACCGGTAAGTATAGCCATCAGCATTACCTGATTTTCCTTGGAGttgatgctttcagtaattcAATGTCTTTTGCTTTAAGAGTTATCTTCTGTCTTCTCCAATAATACTGCATGCCTAGTTAGACAAACCTATCAACAATACCTGTTGAGTAAGTTAATGTGGGTAGTTACTGTATCGCACTGTCCATTGGAAATTAGTGGCATCCTGAATTTAAAGGTTCTGGAGGCTTGGTGATAAATTGCATGCAATACTTTGGGTGATATTATATGCCTTTTCTGAGAACTGGCTGGTTTTCTTGTACAATAAATTATGCTGTGTTTGCTACTTGCTGTAAATAAAAGTTGGCATTTTTCCTCCGGATAAATTCGTCATCATGCTCAAGCTAATATTATTTCTCCTTATCAGAGTGTTGGCTTCAGATGTTGCCCTAGTCTATTGATAGAAGCAGTATTTTGTCCAAGAGTACCTCTTGGTGGAGGATACAGTTCATATTTATGATTGATTGAGCTTTGCTTTAGACGAAATGAAACATTGGGTGGATATTCACTGCTGGGATAGTGGCTGCTGGTAAATATCTGCTGCAAAGGATTTTGATTCACTTAGTTTATCATAATCTCTGTGCTTCTTATAACCTTATCTTGTTTTGTCTTGTTAACCTCCTACAGTCGCTGAATGATGCAATCTGTCTGGGCATCTTTGACTAAACCGTTCAACTTCTGTGACCAGTCCCAGTGGATCTTGAGTAGAAACATCTAATTTGGCTTTCCCATGACATACTAGGTTAGTTATAACTGATAAGAGAACATATACAGCAGGGACAAGATTATGTAATCGTACTGAAGATACAAATAATGTAAGCATACAGGTTCTTACAGGCGGGGCCCAAGGGTTATTAGTATTTTGCCTATGCATCTTGGGTTTCTGAGTTTGCTCTTcctcactgatgtaagcatgaTAGGTCCATCATGCCTTGGTATCTCTTGTGTAAAAGGATGAGCAATCAGGACACCAAGTAGGAGGGGCATCAAGGTCAGTTTCTAGTCCCCAGTGTCGAGCTGACATACCATGGATACAATTTGTTGGGGTGATATCTGATACAAATGCAAATTGATATTTTCTGCCAGTGTACAAGGTTTGTTCTGAAGGCTGTCAGAATATGAAACTTTGATCGCATTCCTTAGCCCCCCTTAGCCTGGATCAAGACTTGTTGCCCCGAGCTGGGCGAGTTGCAAAAGACGAGTTGGGCTCTCCGAATGAGGTGGCTGTTGTTGCAAAAACTGAACCTATCAAACCTTGGTCGACCTTCCCTGTATATGTTCATCAATGTGTGCGGGTTTTCTTCTCTATGGCGGTCTGTACTGAGGTGGGTGATAGAGCATACACCCTCTTCTGGTTACATAAGTGGATACATGGACAATATATGATGGATAAGTCTCTGTTGGCTGGTGGTTGTGGGCTACAGTAGGCAGCACATGGTCCTTGTGTAGGACAGCATCCTTGACTGCTTTTAGGACAGCAGTTAGCATCTGTAGGACAGCATCTTGACTGCTTTTAGGACAGCAGTTAGCATCTGTAGGACAGCATCTTAGACTAGCATCTTAGACTAGCATCTTGGCATATGCTGGCTGGTTAGCAGCCCTATAAATATGTATCCCCAACCCCTCAGGTTGGCATAGCATTGTGTGAGAAATAAACCCAGAAAATTGCCCCAACTCAGTGTGCTATCCTCTCAATGAGAGTAAGGATCCTGCTCACACCTAGAGCAAGGATCTAGCGTCTAACAAGTGGtaacaagtggtatcagagctgtaGTATCCTGTAGCCTAAGCATTTCCTGCTCAATCCCTTCTCCAGTCGAGCTCCCTGCCTCGCAGCAGCCCCGGCTGGCAGCAGCAGCTGTTCCGGCTGCCTCTGCTCTCCGCGCAGCAGCGCGCAATGGCCGCAGAAGGGCAGTCTCAGCACTCGGGCACCTCGAGCGCGCGGCGTCGGCAGGAGGCCGACCTCGCTGCAGCAGAGGAGCGCAGGCGAGCAGCGGCAGCGACCGCTGCAGCAGCAGCGAGGGCGTCGAGGCTGGCCCAAGCGGAGCTGGCAGCAGCCAGAGCGGAGGTggaggcagcagcagctgcagatGCAGCGCGTGCAGCGGCAGCGGAGGTTGAGGACCTGCGCAGCAGTCACAGCAGCTCCATCGCTGCTGATGACAGTGCTGACCCAGACCTGGAGCTGCTGGAGAGAGATGCAGCACGCCGGCGAGCGGCGCAGTGGGCAGCTGTGCACGCCCACGAGCGTGGCCGCAGTCTAGACAGGCGTGGAGGCGCCGGCGGCGTTCCTGGAGGAGGCGCGCACGGCAACGGCGGTGGACGGGTCGAGGAAGAGCATGGCCTTCGCAGGCCGCGTGGCTCTCTCTCCCCGGACCGGTACCGTGGTGGAGCCGGCGACGCTCCTGGAGGAGGCGCACATGGCAACGGCGGTGGACGGGTCGAGGAAGAGCACGGCCTTCGCAGGCCGCGTGGCTCTCTCTCCCCGGACCGGTACCGTGGCTACCACGGGTACCATGCTGTTGCCAGGGACGTTGGCCCTGGTGGTGGGTGGCCTACCCTCACCAAGACCAACTATGTTGAGTGGGCTGCGGTGATGAAGGTGAGACTTCAGGTGCTGCACATGTGGGAGGCAGTCCGGTACGGCGACGTCGACTACGACCAGGATCGACGGGCACTGAATGCCCTCATCGCTGCAGTCCCGACCGAGATGCAGTTCTCACTTACCAGCAAGCGGACTGCCAAGGATGCTTGGGACGCCATTGCTGCAGCACGCATCGGCAGTGATCGCGCCCGCAAGTCCACACTGCAGCAACTCCGCAAGGAGTGGGAGGACTTGGCCTTCAAGCCAGGTGAGGACGTTGATGATTTTGCTCTCCGTCTCAACACTTTGCTGCGGAAAGTGGTGCAGTTTGGTGACAACACCTACAGCGAGGAGAGAGCTGTCGAGAAGCTCTTCCGCTGCGTCCCCGAGAAGTACAAGCAGATGGCTCGCTCAATCGAGTCCCTGCTAGACCTCTCCACGATGTCGATCGAGGAGGCGATAGGTCGCCTCAAGGTCGTCGACATTGACGAGCCACAACCCTCCTCGGGGCCCAAGCTCCTTCTCACCCGGGAGCAGTGGGCTGCCGGGCAAGGTGACAAGAAGAAGGGGGAGCCTTCTTCTGCAGCAGCCAGCCGCAAGCGTGGCAAGCGCGGCAAGTCACGCAAAGGCGCCCAGGCCGGGGCGCAAGGGCGTGCCAACGGAGGCGCCCGCGGAGGTGTCCAAGGCGCCGCCGCCGAAAAACCCAAGCCGGCACAAGATGACTGCTGCAGGAACTGTGGTCTTGCTGGCCATTGGGCTAAGGACTGCAGGCAGCCACGACGCGCCCAGGCCCACGTCGcgcaggcggaggaggagcagccaGCTCTGTTCATGGCACATGCTAGCGCCGAGCCATCTCCAGCAGCACCGGCTGCAGCGGCTCTTCTCCACCTCGACGAGGCCAAGGCACACGCCCTCCTCAGCAGCGGGTCCGGCAGCAGCGATAAGATCGATGGGTGGTGCCTCGACACCGGCGCCACCCACCACATGACAGGCCGGCGGGAGTTCTTCTCCGAGCTCGACTCCAACGTTCGAGGCTCCGTCAAGTTCGGGGACGCCTCCGCCGTAGAGATCAAGGGCGCCGGCTCCGTAATCTTCGTCGCCAAGAATGGTGAGCATCGGCTGCTCACCGGCGTCTACTACATCCCCGCGCTGAGGAACTCCATCATCAGCTTGGGACAGCTGGATGAGAATGGCTCGCGCGTGGAGATCAAGGACGGCGTGCTTCGCATTTGGGATCCTCGTCACCGACTTCTCACCAAGGTGAACAGGGGGAGCAACCGCCTCTACGTCCTTCACGTACAGGTGGCGCAACCTTTTTGCCTTGCAGCTCGGCGAGACGATGAAGCCTGGCGGTGGCACGAGCGCTTTGGGCACCTCAACTTCGAGGCCCTGAAGCAGCTCGGCAACAAGGAGATGGTGCAGGGCATGCCGTGCGTCGACCACGTGGAGCAGTTCTGCGACACCTGCGTCCTCACCAAGCAGCGACGGCTGCCCTTTCCCCGCCAAGCAAGCTTCCGCGCCAAGGAGAAGCTGGAGCTCGTGCACGGCGACCTTTGCGGCCCCGTGACACCGGCTACACCTGGAGGACGACGCtacttcctcctcctcgtcgacgACGCGTCCCGCTACATGTGGGCTGTCCTCCTCGACACCAAGGGGGCAGCCGCGGACGCCATCAGGCACCACCAAGCTGCTGCGGAGAAGGAGTGCGGCCGCAAGCTTCGGGTGCTGCGCACGGACAACGGCGGCGAGTTCACGGCGGCTGAGTTCGCGGCGCACTGCGCCGACGAGGGGATCCAGCGTCACTTCACCGCGCCGTACACCCCGCAGCAGAACGGCGTCGTCGAGCGCCGCAACCAGACGGTGGTCGCCACCGCCCGCGCCCTCCTCAAGCAGAGAGGGATGCCGGCGATCTACTGGGGAGAGGCGGTGATGACCGCTATCCATCTCCTCAACCGCTCGCCCACCAAGGCGCTTGACGGCATGACGCCGTACGAGGCTTGGCACGGGCGCAAGCCGGTGGTGAGCCACCTCCGCATCTTCGGTTGTCTGGCGTTCGCCAAGGAGCTCACTCACGTCGGCAAGCTCGACGACCGCAGCACTTCAGGAGTGTTCATCGGCTATGCGGAGGGCGCCAAGGCCTACCGCATCCTCGACCCTGTGACACAGCGCGTCCGCATCTCCCGGGACGTCGTGTTCGATGAAGGGCGAGGCTGGACTTGGGACAAGGCGGTGGACGACGGCTCGGCTTCGACCCTCAGGGACTTCGTCGTCGACTACGTCCACTTGGAGGGAGCCGGGGGAGCTAGCAGCTCGTCCTCACCGAGCTCGCCCTCCTCGGCACTCAGCTCGCCATCAGCTTCGGCGAGCCCACCACCGCCTTCACCACCAGCGAGTCCAACACCACCGGCTACACCACGCACTCCTGCACCGGCTCCCCACTCTcctgcaccggcaccggcaactCCAAGGTCGGCACCAGCAGCTTTGGTCCGTCAGCGTTCGGTGGAGTTCGCCACTCCACTGTCCGGCGACGAGGATCGCGTCGACGCCTACCACGACGATGAGCCTCTACGCTACCGCACCATGGACAACATCCTCGGTAACCAACGTGTCCCTGGGTTAGCGGTACACGACTTCGAGGCGGAGCTGCACCTGGCACACGAGGACGGTGAACCTCGCTCCTTTGCTGAGGCGGAGGGAGACTCGGCATGGCGTGCCGCGATGCAGCAGGAGATGGACGCGGTCGAGCAGAACCGCACTTGGGAGCTTGCTGATCTCCCTCGTGGTCACCGCGCGATCACCCTTAAGTGGGTGTTCAAGCTGAAGAGGGATGAAGCCGGTGCCATCGTCAAGCACAAGGCTCGCTTGGTGGCTCGAGGTTTCGTGCAGCAGGAGGGGGTCGACTTCGACGACGCCTTCGCCCCCGTAGCACGGATGGAGTCCGTGCGACTTCTCCTTGCGCTAGCTGCCTAGGAGGGCTGGCGTGTCCATCACATGGATGTCAAGTCGGCGTTCCTTAACGGCGATTTGAAGGAGGAGGTCTACGTGCACCAGCCGCCGGGATTTGTGATTCCCGGCAAGGAAGGCAAGGTGCTTCGTCTGCGCAAGGCCCTCTATGGCTTGCGGCAGGCACCGAGGGCGTGGAATGCCAAACTGGATTCCACAATGAAGGGGATGGGCTTCGAGCAAAGCCCGCACGAGGCGGCCATCTACCAGCGGGGCAGGGGACGAAAGGCCCTGCTGGTGGGTGTCTACGTCGATGATCTTGTGATCACCGGCACCGAGGAGGTGGAGATCGAGGCGTTCAAGGAGAAGATGAGGGTGACCTTCCAGATGAGCGACTTGGGCCCTCTCTCCTTCTACCTGGGGATCGAGGTCCACCAGGACAGCTCCGGCACCTCTCTCCGCCAGGCAGCCTACGCCAAGCGCATTGTGGAGCTGGGCGGTCTCACCGGCTGCAACCCAGCCCACACTCCTATGGAGGAGAGGCTGAGGCTGAGTCGGGAGAGTACGGAGGAAGAGGTGGACGCGACGCAGTACCGGCGTATTGTGGGCAGCCTTCGCTACCTTGTCCACACGCGACCGGACTTGGCGTTCGCCGTCGGCTACGTCAGTCGGTTCATGCAGCGACCGACGACGGAGCACCAGCAGGCCGTGAAGAGGATCCTCCGCTACGTCGCGGGCACCTCCGACTACGGTCTGCACTACCCGAGGTGCCCCGGTGCGGCACATTTCATCGGGTACAGTGACAGCGACCACGCCGGCGACATCGACACGAGCAAGAGCACCAGCGGGACGCTCTTCTTCCTCGGCAAGTGTCCGATCAGCTGGCAGTCGGTAAAGCAGCAGGTGGTGGCTCTGTCCAGCTGCGAGGCAGAATACATCGCAGCCACTACCGCTTCTACTCAGGCTCTGTGGCTGGCTCGGCTGCTTGGCGATCTCCTTGGCAGAGACGCAGAGGCAGTGGAGCTCAGGGTGGACAGCAAGTCCGCCTTGGCCTTGGCGAAGAACCCAGTCTTCCATGAGCGCAGCAAGCACATCCGGGTGAAGTATCACTTCATCAGGAGCTGCCTGGAGGAAGGGAGCGTTCGGGCCAACTACATCAACACCCAAGACCAGCTCGCCGACTTTCTGACCAAGTCCCTTGGGCGAGTCAAGTTCCAAGAATTTCGCACCAGGATCGGGATGGCTCAGATACCCCACAAGGAGCCACACAAGACTTAGGGGGAGAATGATGGATAAGTCTCTGTTGGCTGGTGGTTGTGGGCTGCAGTAGGCAGCACATGGTTCTTGTGTAGGACAGCATCCTTGACTGCTTTTAGGACAGCAGTTAGCATCTGTAGGACAGCATCTTGACTGCTTTTAGGACAGCAGTTAGCATCTGTAGGACAGCATCTTAGACTAGCATCTTAGACTAGCATCTTGGCATATGCTGGCTGGTTAGCAGCCCTATAAATATGTATCCCCAACCCCTCAGGTTGGCATAGCATTGTGTGAGAAATAAACCCAGAAAATTGCCCCAACTCAGTGTGCTATCCTCTCAATGAGAGTAAGGATCCTGCTCACACCTAGAGCAAGGATCCAGCGTCTAACAATATATAGCTGATATTGCTCCCCATCAGTGCCTTGGTGCCTCATCAAATCTGGTTTTGATGGATACATGGACAATAGATAAGCTGTTTTGATGGAGCCTCATCAAATCTTGAGAGCATCACACTGTTGGCCGTTGGGATGAGATTTATGGGGTTTGGCAGGGGCTAAGGGCATTGCTTACCTAGCTGCCTTATCTGATGGGAGGACTTAAAAGGTGTTCTGTACTCCTGGTCGTGGTAGTGTTATGTGGTGTATCATGGGCGATTTAGCTATCTGAGAGTGTTAAGTTGGTTTGTGTTTTTGTAAGTTTTTTTACCTACCCGGGTTTTCTTGTTCTGAATACAATGATACATAGGAGCTCTCCTACGTTTTCGGAAAAGAAGGTGGTATTCTGTGGCTACTGGTGGGTATAATCACCTCAGGCAGGCTGAATGCTGATATGCTATTCTGTTGAACATTTAGACAATCTatgaattttgaacttttaggcCAATGTCAATATGGTCTGTTGTCTTTTGGGAAGAACACTGATTCACTGCGTGATTAGCTTCCTATTTGGCTTGCCAAGCCGACGGCATGCAAGTTTGATGATTGGATGCCTGAACGAGGACTTGGGCCTGGCCGCCGGTTGCTGAGGATGCTCTAGCGATGCTGAGGCGCGCGAGCAAGATGAAACAGAAACTCAGAAAGTACATGGCGCATGGTCAGCCACTCGCAACAGCAAGATAGATAAACACAAGAACCAATTAGCGTCATCCCGCACGCATAGCGCCTGGCCAGCGATGGTCTGACTCATGTATGAGCCCAAGCTTGGCACATACAAGAAGTCAAGAACCAATAACCATGTAGTTTGGCTTCCATTTATGATCCAAGTTCGGCATATACATACAAGAAACGGATCACGCGTGTAGTATGCTTTATCCCTGTTTTACTGGAAAGCTTTGTGTGCGCTATAATTTTGGCAGAAACGTTTGCTAGAGATACGGCCATTTTAGTTTCAGCTAAACAATTCGGCATCGCGATTCACTATCACGATTAACTTGATTACTCCAAAGGAAAGCCATCCTATGTTGCAATGCAGATCAGTTAAAAACCATTTCTTTTTAAAATAGTTCATTATCTAGAAAAGAGTATTTCAATTTCTCAGAAACTCCTTCCACTTGCATCATATCATCATATGAACGGATGTAGAGTTAAGCTGACCTCAGAGTTTGTCTGGAAATTGGAACGCAAGAATTTCAAAGGTATAAATCTTTTCTATGGTTTTCCTGTGACATCAAAGGCAAAGCAAAGTTTGCTATGGCTTTTCTTATGAAGGAGCACTTCCTGTGAACCAAACGATGCTACggtaaggctagtctcaatgcatgtttcatgagagtgtcatgcacattaaatagagtgccacataagcaaaattgctgacttggcagagttattaaatgaaggagtttcatcagatgagagaggagtttcatccctatgAAACTCATATGACTCGGTTACCTAGCTTATAGTCTTGATAACTGTGCTATGAAACTATGCATCGAGACTGGCctaaggctgtctccaatagaATACCTATTTGGGAACCAAACCCAAAATAGGTtttcaacacaatacctatggccttcaacagagtacccatacagaagacccattttgggtatcaggagaggcataacccaaatttaggtatcctctctcctcgagactcatttgcagagagtgttgtcttttaggtcttgttgttggagaagattaaaaataggtatgcaaccttttacctgtagcgctacccaaaagaTAAAtgtgtcttgtattttgggttaccattgttggagatagtctaactCCATCCATAGTAAGGGAAATCCTGAACTTTTCCTTTGTTTTTCCTACAATCCAATGGGACCCTTGAACAGCCGGATTCGATTGGAATCTCCCCAAAAGTCGTACAAACTTTTGAAGAACAAAATTGAATATTACCGGTATGCTATTTAAGCACACCATTCCACTT is a window encoding:
- the LOC8059075 gene encoding uncharacterized protein LOC8059075 isoform X1, which translates into the protein MPPLLSSLRASPCSGFPLRRLLLIRCSASSATRSSSLTPYHASFARRMALAGIHPHHRIAVGVSGGPDSMALCVLATAWKKAAARKAGDEEGPVASAFVDGLLGVVVDHGLRPESADEARLVRDRVRGMGVECEIAKCEWPDGHPKQGQVQEAAREVRYQKLLDICIKQQIGILLIAHHSDDQAELFVLRLSRQSGVLGLAGTAFVSQMFASNVKYDGENFRRYGILLVRPMLEFSKDDMYKICQGSNQSWVEDPTNTSMKYARNRIRASLRNLSTEGTFLPGVHKLIRACRLTRSFVDCACSMIAKQSVSISEYGYAVIDLENLDPLNVDDLSLSQYLAYILQFVSQRHRPLRGRSVRLLLDYIRSSPCKAALSVAGCCLCAVPRSKGTKVLVCCSVDWMESSSAETSYKCSYEEQAPPVPDIDQIVLEGHLQANQSVQNHSNIQFLYSKSSIDVLNKAKDLSIIDDFTLEKLHHLRTDEHDKFVVKEHKHEEQDLEETKFPDCNVNVISLCPAETCHFMSKFLITWKAPEDFNEICLLENKESLSKFCTMNLGGSLEVRHMVDTDWLFLAEVCNTPSVEENLSDPKASCTKMKMDPALHHSRFLQQSAQKALQILRSIPAAARRTLPVLTNAHGDIVCIPSVGFRCCPSLLIEAVFCPRVPLGGGYSSYL
- the LOC8059075 gene encoding uncharacterized protein LOC8059075 isoform X2, which produces MPPLLSSLRASPCSGFPLRRLLLIRCSASSATRSSSLTPYHASFARRMALAGIHPHHRIAVGVSGGPDSMALCVLATAWKKAAARKAGDEEGPVASAFVDGLLGVVVDHGLRPESADEARLVRDRVRGMGVECEIAKCEWPDGHPKQGQVQEAAREVRYQKLLDICIKQQIGILLIAHHSDDQAELFVLRLSRQSGVLGLAGTAFVSQMFASNVKYDGENFRRYGILLVRPMLEFSKDDMYKICQGSNQSWVEDPTNTSMKYARNRIRASLRNLSTEGTFLPGVHKLIRACRLTRSFVDCACSMIAKQSVSISEFVSQRHRPLRGRSVRLLLDYIRSSPCKAALSVAGCCLCAVPRSKGTKVLVCCSVDWMESSSAETSYKCSYEEQAPPVPDIDQIVLEGHLQANQSVQNHSNIQFLYSKSSIDVLNKAKDLSIIDDFTLEKLHHLRTDEHDKFVVKEHKHEEQDLEETKFPDCNVNVISLCPAETCHFMSKFLITWKAPEDFNEICLLENKESLSKFCTMNLGGSLEVRHMVDTDWLFLAEVCNTPSVEENLSDPKASCTKMKMDPALHHSRFLQQSAQKALQILRSIPAAARRTLPVLTNAHGDIVCIPSVGFRCCPSLLIEAVFCPRVPLGGGYSSYL